In Pleurodeles waltl isolate 20211129_DDA chromosome 5, aPleWal1.hap1.20221129, whole genome shotgun sequence, the DNA window GAGTCAAACTCAAGCGCAGAACAAATGTTTGAAGGGAGGAGAAGAGAGCATGTAAAGATCTCAAAGTCAAGTCTTACCCGATCACAACGTGTGGTGAATGAGCCGGGAGTAACCACAATCAAACAGCTCAGCAAAAGTGTGCAATGTGAACTATAAGAGGGTGCAAGCATGAATGAAAAGTGGAAAGAGCGTGAAGTCTCTTGTGAAAGAACACATTCCAGAAACACTGCAGAGACCTACATAGTGTGTACCAtcaaactgaatttagcagaagGTTCAAGACCACTCACTGCTTTCATCACACCGTTCGGCTTTTATCAATACAGAAGAATGCTGCTTGGAATTACTTCCGCAGCTTCTGTGTTCCAAAGAATAAGGTATCGCATGTTTAAGGATATGGAAGCACATGTCCAGTGTTTCCAAGATGACGTACTTTTTCTTACGACATACTGATAATGTGCAAACATTACCAAAATAGATCCAACAGAAATTTTGATAAAATCCACAAAGCTGTGAAGTCTAAACTCATTGTTGAGGACGTGTGACAAGTGCCCTTGGTGAAGAGAACTCCAGTTAGAGTGTGAACATCCCCACATCAGTCCATTCTTGTTACCACTCCCAGGACTCCCACAGTATCgagcctgtgtttgtggtgtgtagaGTTTAGCACTGCCCATTGTTGCAGAAGTCAACTCCCATCAGCTAAACGTTGCTTCCTTTACGCAGGGCATTGGTGAAGAGTACTCCAGTTGGAGTGTTAACATCCCCACACATCTCAGTCCAGAGCTTTGAATGGAGATTCGGAAGGGCAGGTATTCACTCTCCAGGACACCTACTtgattctgagaagtgccggtactcaccaattaaaagtattgtaccagtgctgagaagtgcatgtaCTTTTCCTCTCATTTAAAGAAGTGCAAGTTCTTAGTATCGGACAGTgcgtgcccatttaaagcactgtctcaGTCTATTCTTTATATCACTACCAAAAGAGAAAGTTTGGTAACTCTGAAATCTGACAGTTCTGCTCTTCCTGGCAACGGTGTTGCCAATTTCCCTGAACCAATCAATGAAAATAATGAATCAAGATATGCTGCCGAATGAGTTAACTACTCACCCAGGACAAAGATACCTTCGTGGGAGGTTGTTCAGAAATATTAACGTGTtttctgttcattgtcttttgttaCTTTCCTTGACAAAGAATGATGTGTAATGTCTGCCTTTTATATGAAGATTCCATGTATAAACTGGTTAGCCTAatattgcattttatgtatttatagtATTCTGAGTAGACACAAAACGACGCTGATTGAAGACGGAGATGTTGAGGAAAATGCTGTTCGTGACACTATCCGGCCTGTGTTAGTGTAGACTAGAGCACTGCCCATTACAGCAGGAGGCAATTTCCATCAGCTAGGCGTTTCTTCCTTTACTCATCTACCAGATGCTGAGTCACTCCGCTGCGGGCTATTGTTCACAGCGGCTCTTGCGGGTggtgtggaaaacctgcacaattcCAAGCTTTGCACTAGTTGCATAAGGAGCGTACCTAAAGCAAAAAGCCCGGAGCCCGTAGGGGTAGGGAGGGAGAAGGGCAACAGAACCTTCTATTTGAACGACACTACGACCAACCAATGAGGAGCATCGTGCCTACCGGCGACTCACAGCTGATGCGCACGTCCCACTATACCGGAAATGCATGCGGAAGACAAGACCCAATCAAATACGTGCGGCTTCCGACTTGAGACCAATCGGAATCGTTCAACGTCACGGTCGCGAGGGTGCCGGCGCAACGCTATCCCTGCTATTGGTTATGAACTTCCACCAATGGCAAGACGAGAAAACGAAAAGGCACCAATGGATTTAGTTTTTAGTGGGCGGACCCAGGCGGCTGCCTGGTTCCGTGTGGAAAAAATTCCGGTCTCGGGTGCAAAGTTATTTTTTTCCCTACTTCATGAGTGCCGGTTGCAGCAACCGAGTGCCATTGCTGAGGAGGGCCAACTGCTGCGAAGCCGCAAGAACTGTGTACGACTACGGGACTGTCGGGGCGCGAACACTCCTGTCGTAGTTACAGAGCCGGTGTAGTGAACGACAGAAACCTACAGCTTTGTGACGCCAAGAAGCCCTTCGTGACGTCATACGCCGGCCGTTGGTAGCTTCACTAGCGCTCGGCCGCCGCGGCCGGAAGACGCGCGCCCCGTCGGTCATGGCACAGACCCGGGGTGCGGAGCGGCGGCCGGTATAAATAAGGACTCTAGACGGAGCCGCGCAGTTCCCTTACCCCTCAGGGCCCCCCGTACTGCCGCGGCAGAATGGCGTGCAGCCCGCACATGGTGCCGCTCCTGTGCATGTTGACGCTGACCTTCATCTTCTTCATTGTGGAGGTGGTGGTGAGCCGCCTGACCTCCTCGCTGGCCATGCTCTCGGACTCGTTCCACATGCTGTCCGATGTCATCGCACTGGTGGTGGCCCTCATCGCCGTGCGCTTCGCCGGACGCACCCAGGCCACAGACAAGAACACGTTCGGCTGGATCCGCGCAGAGGTGATGGGCGCGCTGGTCAACGCCGTCTTCCTGACGGCCCTCTGCTTCACCATCGTGCTGGAGGCCATCGAGCGCTTCAGCGAGGCTCACGAGATCGAGCAGCCGCTGGTGGTGATCTGGGTGGGCGCCGGCGGACTGCTCGTCAACCTGGTGGGGCTGTGTATGTTCCGCGGGGGAGCCGGCCACGGCCACTCGCACGGCGGTGGAGGGGGCCACGGGCACTCTCACGCCCCCAAGAAGAGCCCCCAGAAGCGGGAGAGGAGCGCCGGCGACGGGGAGGCCATCGACCGGGAGGAGACCAACACCCTGGTGGGGAACAGTGGCTCCAACGGGGTCAGCAGCGCCCAGAATTGTGCCGGAACCAACGGTGTGTATGACACGAGAGGGACAACTCGTAGGGTGGGTAGGGCATCAGGTACGACGAGTTGGAAACGGAGTCAGGGTAATATGGTTTGAATCCTGAAGATGACACATCTCCTGATCAGTACTGTATAGAATAGATGATGCACCCGCGGTGCACGACGGCAAAGGGGCATGAGTGACACTTAAGGTGGTTAGAACTGACAGGAATATTACATCGTCACCTGTGTTGCAGTCATAAGACGTGCACAGTGTGGCCACTAAATCTTGGTTCACGAATACCGGGCATACGTGTGAGCTCAAAGGGGTGGGGTTGTGCGTAATCACCAGTAAATACAAGAGTATGTAGATGATTGGGAAATTGGGACTCGTATACGTTTAAGGTATCCCCGATTGAGGCAGGTCAATATTACTTACCATAAGTCACCCTTACACTATTTGTTAGCTCTCATATAATGGACAGTTTAATTTCCAGCCTTCGCCAGAGGGCATCTGTCAATATGATGCCCAAAAGAAGAGGCTGGAATCACGTGAGAGCAACCCTTCTACTACATTGCGGAGACACTTTTGTGTGTACCTTGAAATGGGGAAAATCCGCGGTGTCTGGGAAAGGGGGCTCGTTCGGTGTGGAGGGGAGAAGACGTTCTTGGTCGGGTGTTCTCGCATTTCATCCGCACCGGTCTATCCATGATGCCTTGCCTTTCCTGTTCGGTTCTCGTTTTCTCTTTAATATCACTCCGTTTGTGGCAGAGGAtttagaaaacagaagtgtttgttACGATTTCTGTTGAGAGAAAGTTGCACCAGTCAACTCATATTTTTGTGTTAAAGAATATAGTTTGTGACTTGTTGGTCATTTGATCACACGTCATGCTCACGATTGTCATACAGCTAAAATTTCCGTATCacttcttgtgttttattttactttagtAGCCTGCAAATTACACTGCTCCAAGGGTTACACAGAACAGTGTGTGTAACTCCATGTGCTGTTTAgagaaattaatattttttttgtagCTTCACGAACGTTTAGTGTTCCTTCAGGCTTTCATGAACTGAAAGACTTCCAGATACTTAGGTCCTATAAAGGGAATAGTATGTTTTCTcgcactgaaaatatttttttggttCTATGCAGATGTAGTtttcataacattttttaaaaataatttaataatataACATTTTTATTGTGCATTACAAAACCCATGTCACCTCTCAGATGTCATTATCGACAACCAGATGGAAAAAAGAAAGTTGTTTTGGTCCTGGTTGGTCGCTCTACCATATTACTGGAGCTGCATATATCGGATTTTACTCCGAAGGTCCATACGTCTTTGCTGTGCTGGCTTTTTCTCTAGTCAGTGTAGTATTTCCCGTGGAAAGTAAATGTGCGTGGAAGTTTGATAGCTTGCAGATTTGGGAACATGCTGGTCAACTATATAGACTATTTGATTACTGTCCAATGTGTGTTAGTTCTGGCTGAAACATTCGTCTGTCACGTATCATGAGGTAAATGGTGTTGTGGGTATTGTGATAACCAGCTGTATGTTACACATGTGATGTGGTGGATACACCTGTAGTATTCAGTTTGAGGTCTATGTATTCACAGTGCTGTTGTGAGCCACATGCTAGCCTGTGGCTGTTCTCGGGTATGTGTTTTGGCCAGTATATTCTGCTGGcagttttttgtgtgttgtgtatttttgttttattggtCAATATACTTCTATGCACGTGTAATGGGCTGTTGTGTGGTGTACTTGGATAGTATCGGGTGTAtgtgtcacattttctgatatgttAGTATAAGAATGTTCAATGGGAGGACATTAGACCACAAAAGATCCATGGTCTCAATTAGTCAGTAGCACGCATCTTCTTTTTCATTCCACCCATAGATTGATATTACCCATGGTTATCTTTAGAGTTGGTTGCAAAATTTGTTTGGGCTGGAGCTGTTGCAAACATTTGTCTTCAAACATGCATTCTATTCTCGGGTACAGCAAAGCTCGTACATTCAATATATTACAACTTTGAACCAAACGACTGTCATGTCTGTAGACAcaagtactttttatttttatcatatttATTCTGTTTGTAAGGCTGAAATTCTTAAACAAGACTTCTATTAACAGGTTTATCGGGTTTcaagaggaaaaaacaaataacTTTATACTTCTCCTTCCCTGGAGCTCCAAGAGTAACATTCTAAGACTTCTTTAGGCAACTTATTATATTGAACATGCAATCTAGCAATAAAATGGCCTGTTTTCCTCCAATATCTCCACACTGTTGTAGAGGAATCCATCCTTATATTCTCAGTCATTAATCTTTTCCTGAATGTGTCTAATAAGTGGGAGTTTCTACGGTCCTCAATGAAACCATAATGGGGGACAACGTAGGTGGGTTCTTTTGTTAGTAGACTGGACACTACCTTGGCACACCTCCTTGAAGACATTTTAGTTTTCTTTCACTTCTCTGAGGTGACTGTTAGTGGCTTTTATAAAATCCCATGGTTTTGGTTGTACTTGTCCAACGATGCCGTTTGTATCTGTCAAAGAAAGTCCCACAACGTAATAAAGTTGCATTTATCTGTAATATGAATTCACCATTACTGGCATCGTCATTGAATTCATAAAGCATGCCCCCGTCCCTAGGGAGGTCAGCCATAATGATAGAATCATAATTCAAGAAAAATCCACTATATAAACAAGCCTCCAAATGAACTGGTTGCCAGTGGTCTGTGCACTGTATTCTGCGCATGTGGTGTTCTTCTTGGAGTGCCTCAAAAGGGATGGGTAGTTTGAATGAAGGCCTTATAATTAACAGTTTTATCAGTGTGGGCGTTTGTGCACCTTATTTGAAGCACATGTTGAACGTCACCAAATGCCACTAAATCAAGTCTGATGTCGTTGCACTCTAAGGTAGATCTTTTTAGACAGCCATCATTCTACCTTATCTTTTGTAGTGGGTTTACTTGGTTGCTGTTGGACTAGCCTTAAGAGAATTCTCATAAACTTGTCTTGGCAAGTGGTGACCCACAAAGAGAATGCAGTAAGATGTAACTAAGATTATACCATCCAATAGCATTCTTGAAGATTCAAATTCTCTATTTTCCTTATGACATTTAGGAATCCATTGACTTGAGGTGTCATTTCAGAGCACACCTCTCTCGTATTGACCGCtttgtgggtttagctgttgttccACAAACGCACAAgagtttacaagaaaaaaaagtggCAAGTCATCCTGTCTTCCCCATTGGCATAATGGAAATGATAGATCATTGACTGTCCTTCCGTTATTCAACATTGTCCCCTGCGAACTTTAATATGTTTGCACCAAGTAGTCACTGACCTGTGATCCACAGAGTCTTTGCTTGAACTTCTTTAGTTAGGTGAGATCTTCTAGACAACATTAGAATATGAAAAAGCTAAGATGCAAAGTATATCCGTTATTTATGCAAGTTTTCTTCAACAAATTAATTATTATTTCTATGAGACCCTTTTTAGTAGGATGCAAATTCAAATATTGCTTTCCTCCTGTTGACTCATAAGTATTTGAAACTAAGGCTTCCCTTTTCTTAGATGGCCTTCTGTGCATCTGGCAAGAACTTTGTGCATGGGAATGTTTCTCCTTTTTTGCCTAATCTTCAACCCATCAGTTTTGTTATCTGGATAAACGCGTTGAGTGTAAGACACTGGAAAGCACACTGCAGAACCCAATTTAACACCTTTAAACTAGGGGCTATATGAATATTTAATGAACTGTTTCAGGGGTGCTTCGAGTACATATATGTATTTTATGAACTGCATATACTTCAGTCTTCATCTTTAAAGCCCAAACAGTGGATGTTAAAATATTTCACCTTTTCTTTGCAGGTGACCCAAAGAACTGTGTGGATCTTAAACTAAATGGAAACATTGTTCACGAAGATAACTCTGTGGAACTGGACGATACCAGCTCACAACTTAATATGCGTGGAGTTTTTCTACATGTCCTTGGTGATGCACTAGGATCGGTTATTGTTGTTGTCAATGCCACCATTTTTTACTTTGTTTGGAAGCAGTGCCCCCCTGATTTGCCATGCACCAACCCCTGTGTGAATGATCACTACAAGGATCATGTACATCCGTATGTAAATCATACTGCTGTGGGTCTGCCATCCAACGAATCAAATCATGCCTATCGCGAGGCTGGCCCCTGTTGGGTTTTGTATTTAGATCCATCCTTGTGCTTGATAATGGTTTGTATACTCCTGTATACAACATTTCCGTTACTGAAGGAGTCTGccctcattcttttacaaactgTTCCAAAGCAAATTGATATTCATTCTTTAAGTCGGAAACTAGGTGACATTGAAGGAGTTGAAGCTGTTCATGAGCTGCATGTTTGGCAGCTTGCTGGCAGCAGGATAATTGCAACTGCTCACATTAAATGCCATGATCCTCCCTCTTACATGGACGTTGCAAAGCGCATAAAAGACTTCTTTCACAATGAAGGCATCCATGCTACTACCATTCA includes these proteins:
- the SLC30A1 gene encoding proton-coupled zinc antiporter SLC30A1, which produces MACSPHMVPLLCMLTLTFIFFIVEVVVSRLTSSLAMLSDSFHMLSDVIALVVALIAVRFAGRTQATDKNTFGWIRAEVMGALVNAVFLTALCFTIVLEAIERFSEAHEIEQPLVVIWVGAGGLLVNLVGLCMFRGGAGHGHSHGGGGGHGHSHAPKKSPQKRERSAGDGEAIDREETNTLVGNSGSNGVSSAQNCAGTNGDPKNCVDLKLNGNIVHEDNSVELDDTSSQLNMRGVFLHVLGDALGSVIVVVNATIFYFVWKQCPPDLPCTNPCVNDHYKDHVHPYVNHTAVGLPSNESNHAYREAGPCWVLYLDPSLCLIMVCILLYTTFPLLKESALILLQTVPKQIDIHSLSRKLGDIEGVEAVHELHVWQLAGSRIIATAHIKCHDPPSYMDVAKRIKDFFHNEGIHATTIQPEFSSVGSELGISSCELPCRTQCALKQCCAGKKVKKTGLSAPADSESINESPKSFRGRTNTGEHETAVVIINSEEKQFESCL